The Micromonospora krabiensis genome window below encodes:
- a CDS encoding pyridoxal phosphate-dependent decarboxylase family protein, with product MEDFRHLFRLAADHAADFRRSLSDRPVGVSVDRAVLAEAFTGPLPAAGRPPEQVLADLVAAAEPGLVASAGPRYFGFVVGGASPAATAADIVAAGWDQLATNAVSSPAAVAAEAAAGGWLKELLGIPASASVGFVTGAQAANTVGLAAARHQVLAEAGWDVERRGLLGAPPIGVIAGEERHGTVDRSLRLLGLGTDLVHPVPAGPNGAIDLASLREALRAGPSGPRIVCLQAGNVNTGACDPLREACELVRRHGGWVHVDGAFGLWAAASPVTRHLVDGLELADSWACDGHKWLNLPYDSAFAFCARPDVHAAAMSYSAAYLVGSGGAPEGADLTAESSRRARGFAVWAGLRELGSGGVAALVERCCGLARRFAAGLTAAGFEVANEVVLNQVLVGFGDDARTDRVVAAVQADGTCWAGGTTWRGRRLMRISVSNATTTEADVDRSVAAITRLAG from the coding sequence ATGGAGGACTTCAGGCACCTGTTCCGTCTGGCGGCCGACCATGCGGCGGACTTCCGGCGCTCGCTGTCGGACCGGCCGGTCGGCGTATCCGTCGATCGGGCGGTGCTGGCCGAGGCCTTCACCGGCCCGTTGCCCGCCGCGGGCCGCCCGCCGGAGCAGGTGCTCGCGGATCTGGTCGCCGCGGCTGAGCCGGGGCTGGTGGCCAGCGCCGGCCCGCGGTACTTCGGGTTCGTGGTCGGCGGCGCATCCCCGGCGGCGACCGCGGCCGACATCGTCGCCGCCGGTTGGGACCAGCTCGCGACCAACGCCGTCTCCTCGCCGGCCGCCGTCGCGGCCGAAGCCGCCGCCGGTGGCTGGTTGAAGGAGCTGCTGGGAATTCCGGCATCGGCGTCGGTCGGGTTCGTCACCGGTGCCCAGGCGGCCAACACCGTCGGGCTCGCCGCCGCCCGCCACCAGGTGCTCGCGGAGGCCGGCTGGGACGTGGAACGGCGCGGACTGCTCGGGGCGCCGCCGATCGGGGTGATTGCGGGGGAGGAGCGACACGGGACCGTCGACCGGTCCCTGCGGCTGCTCGGTCTCGGGACCGACCTGGTGCACCCGGTACCCGCCGGACCGAACGGGGCCATCGACCTCGCCTCGTTACGCGAGGCGCTGCGCGCCGGCCCGTCCGGCCCCAGAATCGTGTGCCTGCAGGCCGGGAACGTGAACACCGGCGCCTGCGACCCGCTGCGCGAGGCCTGCGAACTGGTTCGTCGGCACGGCGGATGGGTGCACGTGGACGGTGCCTTCGGGCTGTGGGCGGCGGCGAGTCCCGTCACCCGCCATCTGGTGGACGGGCTGGAACTGGCGGATTCGTGGGCCTGCGACGGCCACAAGTGGCTCAACCTCCCGTACGACTCGGCGTTCGCGTTCTGCGCCCGGCCCGACGTCCACGCGGCGGCGATGTCCTACAGCGCCGCCTACCTGGTCGGCTCCGGCGGCGCACCGGAAGGGGCGGACCTCACCGCCGAGTCCTCGCGGCGGGCCCGTGGCTTCGCCGTCTGGGCCGGGTTGCGGGAACTGGGCAGTGGCGGTGTCGCCGCGCTGGTCGAGCGCTGCTGCGGACTGGCTCGGCGGTTCGCGGCAGGCCTGACCGCGGCCGGGTTCGAGGTGGCGAACGAGGTGGTCCTCAACCAGGTGCTGGTCGGCTTCGGCGACGACGCGCGCACCGACCGGGTGGTGGCCGCGGTCCAGGCGGACGGCACCTGTTGGGCCGGTGGAACGACGTGGCGAGGACGGCGGCTGATGCGGATCTCCGTGTCCAACGCGACCACGACCGAAGCGGACGTGGACCGATCGGTGGCCGCGATCACCCGCCTCGCCGGGTAA
- a CDS encoding EthD domain-containing protein: MPTKITLIIGNPTNPDEFEKVYADVRQAAETFPKLQRIESAKVWPKEDGTPTPAYRTLDLYFASYEDASAAVATPVAGAVFGGLQGAQVEITGLFSDIE, translated from the coding sequence ATGCCCACCAAGATCACGCTGATCATCGGCAATCCCACGAACCCCGACGAGTTCGAGAAGGTCTATGCCGACGTACGCCAGGCCGCGGAGACGTTCCCGAAGCTCCAGCGGATCGAGTCGGCCAAGGTGTGGCCGAAGGAGGACGGCACGCCCACGCCCGCGTACCGGACTCTCGACCTGTACTTCGCCAGCTACGAGGACGCCTCCGCCGCCGTCGCGACGCCGGTCGCCGGCGCCGTCTTCGGCGGGCTCCAGGGCGCTCAGGTGGAGATCACGGGGCTGTTCTCCGACATCGAGTAG
- a CDS encoding FAD-binding oxidoreductase, translating to MPHDPDVSPAVRTAAALTDRVRPERIVTDAAAIEAAVPPWNAAVTDRPAVVIRCEEVGDVQAGVAVAQRLGVPLSVRGRGHDWAGRALRAGGLVLDLSGMNSVRVHPERGQVTVGGGSSIGEVLAAAEEHGLVAVTGTVDSVGMVGLATGGGYGPLSGRFGLAADNLAAATVVLADGSVAVADETGDQDLLWALRGGGGNFGVVVEARFDVHRVPSVVTGTVIYPLDQAAQVLRRLRASHEDMSDELTVQTALLSGPDGAPVVLLAPTWCGPSATGLAEDGPVHALARLGTPVVAAVAEKRLAEGAAELGVMFPYGRHVEIRTRSVPVLSDEVIEALIDHVARKPAPLTAVSLHSFHGAATRVAPQATAFGTRVPHHMVEIISIWTEERESPTHRRWARELASALEPYSLPGGYPNLLAPDAVDQIPFGFGANAERLRTLKARFDPAGVFSAIPLPS from the coding sequence ATGCCCCACGACCCCGATGTCTCCCCGGCCGTGCGTACCGCCGCCGCACTCACCGACCGGGTACGTCCCGAGCGGATCGTGACTGACGCCGCGGCGATCGAGGCGGCCGTGCCGCCGTGGAACGCCGCCGTGACCGACCGCCCGGCGGTCGTGATCCGCTGCGAGGAGGTCGGCGATGTCCAGGCGGGCGTCGCGGTCGCCCAGCGTCTGGGCGTGCCGCTGTCCGTGCGCGGGCGCGGCCACGACTGGGCGGGGCGGGCGCTGCGCGCGGGCGGGCTCGTGCTCGACCTGTCCGGCATGAACAGCGTGCGGGTTCATCCGGAGCGCGGGCAGGTGACGGTCGGTGGTGGTTCGAGCATCGGCGAGGTCCTGGCAGCCGCCGAGGAGCACGGGCTGGTCGCGGTGACCGGCACCGTCGACTCGGTCGGGATGGTCGGGCTGGCGACGGGCGGCGGTTACGGGCCGCTCAGTGGACGGTTCGGACTGGCCGCCGACAACCTGGCGGCCGCCACGGTGGTCCTGGCCGACGGGTCCGTCGCGGTCGCCGACGAGACCGGCGACCAGGACCTGCTGTGGGCGCTGCGCGGCGGTGGCGGCAACTTCGGCGTCGTGGTGGAGGCGCGGTTCGACGTCCACCGAGTCCCGTCGGTCGTCACCGGCACCGTGATCTACCCGCTCGACCAGGCCGCCCAGGTCCTGCGGCGCCTGCGTGCGTCGCACGAGGACATGTCGGACGAGTTGACGGTGCAGACCGCGCTGCTCAGCGGGCCGGATGGGGCTCCCGTCGTCCTGCTGGCGCCGACCTGGTGCGGACCGTCGGCGACGGGTCTGGCCGAGGACGGCCCGGTGCACGCTCTGGCGCGGTTGGGCACACCCGTCGTGGCCGCGGTCGCCGAGAAGCGCCTCGCTGAGGGCGCGGCCGAGCTCGGGGTGATGTTCCCGTACGGACGGCACGTCGAGATCCGGACGCGGTCCGTGCCGGTGCTCTCCGACGAGGTGATCGAGGCGCTCATCGATCACGTCGCGCGCAAGCCCGCTCCGTTGACGGCGGTGTCCCTGCACTCGTTCCACGGCGCCGCGACCAGGGTCGCGCCACAGGCGACCGCCTTCGGTACGCGGGTGCCGCACCACATGGTCGAGATCATCTCGATCTGGACGGAGGAACGCGAGTCGCCGACGCACCGGCGGTGGGCGCGGGAGCTCGCGTCGGCCCTGGAGCCGTACTCCCTGCCGGGCGGCTATCCGAACCTGTTGGCGCCGGACGCGGTGGACCAGATCCCGTTCGGTTTCGGGGCCAACGCCGAGCGCCTGCGGACGCTGAAGGCTCGCTTCGACCCGGCCGGCGTCTTCAGCGCCATTCCGCTGCCGTCCTGA